From a single Pyxidicoccus xibeiensis genomic region:
- a CDS encoding DEAD/DEAH box helicase, which yields MATSENQAPLAALLPKPGEPPLDADEILNRFVGYVATNGLSLYPAQEEAILELLGGKHLFLKTPTGSGKSLVATALHFKAMAEGKVSFYTCPIKALVNEKFFALCDAFGAENVGMLTGDASINRNAKILCCTAEILANLALRDATARVDYVVMDEFHYYSDKERGVAWQLPLIALKDTTFLLMSATLGPTHVIEESLHKLTGREVATVRSDQRPVPLDFDYRESALHETIEDLIARGKYPIYLVNFTQRAAAEQAQNLMSVDFSTKEEKEAIRQELMDAPFDTPYGKEFQRFLRHGIGMHHAGLLPKYRLLVEKLAQRGHLKVISGTDTLGVGVNIPIRTVLFTQLFKFNGEKLTTLSVRDFKQIAGRAGRKGFDTQGSVVAQAPEYVVENIRQAAKEAAGKKKTPKAKPPQKNFVQYDKSTFERLQNGMPEPLESRFAVSHGMILNLLQSDHEAAGRGGYRRLVQLIQRCHDSDYLKKRHLKEAARDFRTLVGAGIVEVERGQDGSGARVKVAGELQHDFSLNQTLSLYLLETLELLDPTTDTYALDVVTLVESILENPDVVLYAQLHQLKGEKINELKAQGVEYDDRMEELEKLEWPKPNRDFIYGTFNAFARKHPWVGEENIRPKSVVRDMFERFMSFHDYVREYGLQRSEGVLLRYVNDVYKTLVQTVPERFRTEEVEDFCDHLRATLRQVDSSLLDEWERMKNPEAALVAKPVVELKPKELTDDPRAFAARVREELHRLLRALGQKRYLDALAMLDNPLGEWTAPKLEQAMVPYFEEHKLVVLTPQARKPANSFIKETGTRLWEAQQRIMDPEGHGEWMIDCEIDLRDRRLDDGPILMLRRIGM from the coding sequence ATGGCCACCTCCGAGAACCAAGCGCCGCTCGCCGCCCTGCTCCCCAAGCCGGGAGAGCCACCCCTGGACGCGGACGAAATCCTCAACCGCTTCGTCGGCTATGTCGCCACGAACGGGCTGAGCCTCTATCCCGCGCAGGAAGAGGCCATCCTCGAGCTGCTGGGGGGCAAGCACCTGTTCCTGAAAACGCCCACCGGCTCCGGCAAGTCGCTGGTGGCCACCGCGCTCCACTTCAAGGCCATGGCCGAGGGCAAGGTCTCCTTCTACACCTGCCCCATCAAGGCCCTGGTGAACGAGAAGTTCTTCGCCCTGTGCGACGCCTTCGGCGCCGAGAACGTGGGCATGCTCACCGGCGACGCGAGCATCAACCGCAACGCCAAGATTCTCTGCTGCACGGCGGAAATCCTCGCCAACCTGGCCCTGCGCGACGCGACGGCCCGCGTGGACTACGTCGTCATGGACGAGTTCCACTACTACTCCGACAAGGAGCGCGGCGTGGCGTGGCAGCTGCCGCTCATCGCGCTGAAGGACACGACGTTCCTCCTGATGTCCGCCACGCTGGGGCCCACCCACGTCATCGAGGAGAGCCTCCACAAGCTCACCGGCCGTGAGGTGGCCACCGTGCGCAGCGACCAGCGCCCGGTGCCGCTGGACTTCGACTACCGCGAGTCCGCCCTGCACGAGACGATCGAGGACCTCATCGCGCGTGGGAAGTACCCCATCTACCTGGTGAACTTCACCCAGCGCGCCGCCGCCGAGCAGGCGCAGAACCTCATGAGCGTGGACTTCTCCACCAAGGAGGAGAAGGAGGCCATCCGCCAGGAGCTGATGGACGCGCCCTTCGACACGCCCTACGGCAAGGAGTTCCAGCGCTTCCTGCGCCACGGCATCGGCATGCACCACGCGGGCCTCTTGCCCAAGTACCGGCTGCTGGTGGAGAAGCTGGCGCAGCGCGGGCACCTCAAGGTCATCAGCGGCACGGACACCCTGGGCGTGGGCGTCAACATCCCCATCCGCACGGTGCTCTTCACCCAGCTGTTCAAGTTCAACGGCGAGAAGCTGACTACGCTCAGCGTGCGCGACTTCAAGCAGATTGCCGGCCGCGCGGGCCGCAAGGGCTTCGACACGCAGGGCAGCGTGGTGGCCCAGGCGCCCGAGTACGTCGTGGAGAACATCCGCCAGGCCGCCAAGGAGGCCGCCGGCAAGAAGAAGACGCCCAAGGCCAAGCCCCCCCAGAAGAACTTCGTCCAGTACGACAAGAGCACCTTCGAGCGGCTCCAGAACGGCATGCCCGAGCCGCTGGAGTCGCGCTTCGCGGTGTCGCACGGGATGATCCTCAACCTCCTGCAGAGCGACCACGAGGCGGCAGGGCGGGGCGGCTACCGGCGGCTGGTGCAGCTCATCCAGCGCTGCCATGACTCGGACTACCTCAAGAAGCGGCACCTCAAGGAGGCGGCGCGCGACTTCCGCACGCTGGTGGGCGCGGGCATCGTCGAGGTGGAGCGGGGCCAGGATGGCTCCGGCGCGCGGGTGAAGGTGGCGGGCGAGCTGCAGCACGACTTCAGCCTCAACCAGACGCTGTCCTTGTACCTGCTGGAGACGCTGGAGCTCTTGGACCCCACCACGGACACGTACGCGCTGGACGTGGTGACGCTGGTGGAGTCCATCCTCGAGAACCCGGACGTGGTGCTCTACGCGCAGCTGCACCAGCTCAAGGGCGAGAAGATCAACGAGCTGAAGGCGCAGGGCGTGGAGTACGACGACCGGATGGAGGAGCTGGAGAAGCTGGAGTGGCCCAAGCCCAACCGCGACTTCATCTACGGGACGTTCAACGCGTTCGCCCGGAAGCACCCGTGGGTGGGCGAGGAGAACATCCGTCCCAAGTCGGTGGTGCGGGACATGTTCGAGCGCTTCATGTCCTTCCACGACTACGTGCGCGAGTACGGCCTGCAGCGCAGCGAGGGCGTGCTGCTGCGCTATGTGAACGACGTCTACAAGACGCTGGTGCAGACGGTGCCGGAGCGCTTCCGCACGGAGGAGGTGGAGGACTTCTGCGACCACCTGCGCGCCACGCTGCGGCAGGTGGACTCCAGCCTCCTGGACGAGTGGGAGCGGATGAAGAACCCGGAGGCGGCGCTGGTCGCCAAGCCGGTGGTGGAGCTCAAGCCGAAGGAGCTCACCGACGACCCGAGGGCCTTCGCCGCCCGCGTGCGCGAGGAGCTGCACCGGCTGCTCAGGGCGCTGGGCCAGAAGCGCTACCTGGACGCGCTGGCCATGCTGGACAACCCGCTGGGCGAGTGGACCGCGCCCAAGCTGGAGCAGGCCATGGTGCCGTACTTCGAGGAGCACAAGCTGGTGGTGCTCACGCCCCAGGCGCGCAAGCCCGCCAACAGCTTCATCAAGGAGACGGGCACGCGCCTCTGGGAGGCCCAGCAGCGCATCATGGACCCCGAGGGCCACGGGGAATGGATGATCGACTGCGAGATTGACCTGAGGGACCGCCGCCTGGACGACGGCCCCATCCTCATGCTGCGCCGCATCGGCATGTAG